From one Mucilaginibacter inviolabilis genomic stretch:
- a CDS encoding DUF4349 domain-containing protein — MKAYLISITLLVTLSACGPSHHKGGESVVPAAPSAKPDSRMLEKAPIAGYDANTEQSGNSTNPSPVRDTTKKIVKSGTIQFEVGNINGARKKILQSLKKYGGYVDEDNQTTNSDINRKEYNLKISIPAQYFDFLVDSVSASADKVDTKNISITDVTTQYIDMKTRLDNKKILENRYLELLKKGTKISDLLEIENKLTEIRSDIESSQGQLNYLNKQIAYSSLDITFYTKATTQNIDDLFTNKFKTSISNGWDFLKNLFFGIISIWPLLIIAGIIYWMFKSWRRRRRVKQTE, encoded by the coding sequence ATGAAAGCTTATCTTATTTCGATTACTTTATTAGTTACCCTGTCTGCATGTGGCCCCAGCCATCATAAAGGCGGAGAGAGTGTTGTTCCAGCTGCACCCTCTGCAAAACCTGATAGCCGGATGCTTGAAAAAGCTCCCATTGCAGGGTACGATGCAAATACCGAGCAATCAGGCAATTCAACTAACCCCAGCCCGGTTCGTGATACCACAAAAAAGATCGTTAAAAGCGGTACTATTCAGTTTGAGGTAGGTAACATTAATGGTGCCCGTAAAAAGATCCTGCAATCACTCAAAAAATACGGTGGATACGTTGACGAAGATAACCAAACCACCAACAGCGATATCAACCGTAAGGAGTATAATTTAAAAATAAGTATCCCGGCTCAATATTTTGATTTCCTGGTTGATTCGGTATCAGCTTCGGCTGATAAGGTCGATACTAAAAACATTTCTATAACCGATGTCACCACTCAGTACATCGATATGAAAACCCGGCTGGATAATAAAAAAATTCTCGAAAACCGGTATCTGGAACTACTCAAAAAAGGAACCAAAATCTCGGATCTGCTGGAGATCGAAAACAAACTAACCGAGATTCGCAGCGATATTGAATCGTCACAAGGGCAGCTGAATTATCTGAACAAACAAATTGCTTATAGTTCCTTAGATATCACCTTTTATACAAAAGCAACCACCCAGAATATTGATGATCTGTTTACTAATAAATTTAAAACATCCATTAGTAACGGATGGGATTTTTTAAAAAACCTGTTTTTCGGGATAATTTCCATTTGGCCACTCCTGATAATTGCGGGGATTATTTACTGGATGTTTAAAAGCTGGAGAAGGAGAAGAAGGGTTAAACAAACGGAATGA
- a CDS encoding 2-phosphosulfolactate phosphatase, which produces MSENIDQLPPPSGGRGAHVCLTPALLPLYNVAEYIVVVIDIFRATSSICYGIENGAEAIIPVSQVEECSAYREKGLDYLLAAERDGKVVDGFDFGNSPFSYTAEKVAGKTIVLTTTNGTHALHLSRSAKRIAIGSFLNLTALSNWLKTQHENILLVCAGWKNNFNLEDTLFAGAVIEQLKTEGFVLDDAALAANDLFQLGKNDINLYLKKTSHGERLKKLGIEKDIEFCLQVDITTAIPVLQGERLVRLV; this is translated from the coding sequence ATGTCTGAAAATATTGATCAACTCCCTCCCCCTTCAGGGGGGCGGGGGGCACATGTTTGCCTTACCCCGGCTTTGCTGCCGTTGTATAATGTTGCAGAGTACATTGTAGTGGTTATTGATATTTTCAGGGCAACATCATCTATATGTTATGGTATTGAAAACGGTGCTGAGGCTATTATCCCGGTATCACAAGTTGAGGAGTGTTCCGCGTATAGAGAGAAAGGGCTGGATTACTTACTGGCAGCAGAGCGTGATGGAAAAGTAGTAGATGGATTTGATTTTGGCAACTCCCCATTTTCTTACACTGCCGAAAAAGTGGCCGGTAAAACCATTGTGCTGACCACTACAAATGGCACCCACGCATTACATTTATCGCGCAGCGCCAAGCGTATCGCTATTGGTTCGTTTTTAAATCTTACAGCATTAAGCAACTGGCTTAAAACTCAGCACGAAAATATATTACTGGTATGCGCCGGTTGGAAAAATAACTTTAACCTGGAAGACACCCTGTTTGCCGGGGCCGTTATCGAACAGCTAAAAACAGAAGGTTTTGTATTGGACGATGCTGCTCTTGCCGCTAATGATCTTTTTCAGCTGGGAAAAAATGATATTAACCTGTATCTCAAAAAAACATCGCATGGTGAACGGCTTAAGAAACTGGGTATCGAAAAAGATATCGAGTTTTGCCTGCAGGTTGATATTACAACCGCAATCCCCGTATTACAGGGAGAGCGGTTGGTGAGGTTGGTTTAG
- a CDS encoding cystathionine gamma-synthase family protein, which translates to MTTKRGFTTTILHADRLGKPEHGSLHKPIHTSVTYGHEDVQDLVDIFQNKKKGYAYSRQGNPTVTALEHKVTNMEKGLSSIAFSTGMAAISATVMALIKHGDHIVASSFLFGNSRSIFQTYIDMGLDITFVDATDVENVRNEVKANTKMVFVETIANPATQVADLEGIGEYCTQKGIIYVVDNTMTSPYLFNPIDVKASLVVNSLTKYIGGHGDALGGCVTDTGLFNWSNYPNIFETFKKQVKPETLGLTQIRKKGLRDAGGTLSPEAAHTIAVGAETLALRLERACNNAFALAQYFESHPMIKNVFYPGIKSHKQHERAGKLFKKFGGLMSIELDERIDCLAFLNKLKLVVKSSNLGDTRTLAIPVAQTIFFELGADKRAEMGIPETMIRLSVGIEDLEDLMADFKEALG; encoded by the coding sequence ATGACAACAAAAAGAGGCTTTACCACTACCATTTTACATGCCGACCGCTTAGGTAAACCAGAGCATGGCTCATTACACAAACCCATCCATACTTCGGTAACTTATGGGCATGAGGATGTGCAGGACCTGGTTGATATTTTCCAGAACAAGAAAAAAGGATACGCTTATTCGCGCCAGGGCAACCCTACGGTTACTGCTTTGGAGCATAAGGTAACCAATATGGAAAAAGGATTATCGTCTATCGCTTTCTCAACCGGTATGGCGGCAATTTCGGCAACGGTAATGGCTCTTATTAAACATGGCGACCATATTGTGGCCAGCTCATTCCTGTTTGGTAATAGCCGCAGCATATTTCAAACCTATATTGATATGGGTTTGGATATTACTTTTGTTGATGCTACCGATGTTGAAAATGTACGTAATGAAGTTAAAGCCAACACCAAAATGGTGTTTGTGGAAACCATTGCCAATCCGGCTACACAAGTGGCCGATTTGGAAGGTATCGGTGAATATTGCACTCAAAAAGGGATCATATATGTGGTGGATAACACCATGACCTCGCCTTATTTATTTAACCCTATTGACGTTAAAGCAAGTTTGGTGGTAAACTCCTTAACAAAATACATTGGTGGCCATGGCGATGCCTTGGGCGGCTGTGTTACCGATACTGGCTTGTTTAACTGGAGCAATTATCCTAATATTTTTGAAACGTTTAAAAAACAGGTAAAGCCCGAAACATTGGGTCTTACCCAGATCCGTAAAAAAGGATTGAGAGATGCTGGTGGTACGTTATCACCAGAGGCTGCGCATACCATTGCTGTTGGTGCCGAAACGCTGGCTTTGCGTTTAGAGCGTGCCTGTAACAACGCCTTTGCACTGGCTCAGTATTTTGAAAGTCACCCGATGATCAAGAACGTTTTTTATCCGGGTATCAAAAGCCATAAACAACATGAACGTGCTGGTAAACTGTTCAAAAAATTTGGCGGTTTAATGAGCATCGAGCTGGATGAACGCATTGATTGCCTGGCTTTTTTAAATAAGCTGAAACTGGTTGTAAAATCAAGTAACCTGGGCGATACCCGTACATTGGCTATCCCGGTTGCTCAAACTATATTTTTTGAACTTGGTGCCGATAAACGTGCCGAAATGGGTATCCCGGAAACCATGATCCGCCTGTCGGTAGGTATCGAAGATCTGGAAGACCTGATGGCCGATTTTAAAGAAGCCCTGGGATAG
- the gcvT gene encoding glycine cleavage system aminomethyltransferase GcvT, whose amino-acid sequence MKNTALTATHIKAGAKMVPFAGYNMPVQYAGINAEHETVRKAVGVFDVSHMGEFILKGEHALDLIQRVTSNDASKLYDGKVQYSCLPNEDGGIVDDLLVYRLDEKTYMLVVNASNIEKDWNWISKYNTMGVEMKDISDRTSLLAIQGPKAAEALQSLTDVDLVSMEYYTFNRGKFAGVDNVIISATGYTGAGGFEIYFDNQYADQIWEAIFNAGEPFGIKPVGLGARDTLRLEMGFCLYGNDIDDATSPLEAGLGWVTKFSKTFTNSEALQQQKQAGVSRKLVGFEMIERGIPRHDYPIVDADGNNIGKVTSGTQSPSLQKAIGMGYVNTEFAKEGADIYISIRDNKVKAKIVKPPFYK is encoded by the coding sequence ATGAAGAATACTGCCTTAACAGCTACACACATTAAAGCAGGCGCTAAAATGGTGCCTTTTGCTGGTTACAATATGCCTGTGCAATATGCCGGGATAAACGCCGAACACGAAACGGTACGTAAAGCCGTTGGTGTATTTGATGTAAGCCACATGGGCGAGTTTATTTTAAAAGGCGAGCATGCCCTTGACCTCATACAAAGAGTAACCAGTAATGATGCCTCCAAATTGTACGATGGTAAAGTGCAATACTCTTGTTTACCGAATGAAGATGGCGGTATTGTAGATGATCTGCTGGTTTATCGTTTAGACGAAAAAACTTATATGCTTGTGGTTAACGCCTCCAATATTGAAAAAGACTGGAACTGGATATCTAAATATAATACCATGGGTGTGGAGATGAAAGATATATCAGATCGCACCTCACTGCTGGCCATTCAGGGCCCTAAAGCGGCGGAAGCGCTGCAAAGCCTTACCGATGTTGACCTGGTATCTATGGAATATTACACTTTTAACAGAGGAAAATTTGCCGGTGTTGATAACGTGATCATATCTGCAACGGGATATACAGGAGCGGGTGGTTTTGAGATTTATTTTGATAATCAATATGCCGATCAGATCTGGGAAGCTATTTTTAACGCCGGCGAGCCTTTTGGCATTAAACCGGTAGGATTAGGTGCACGCGATACCTTACGCCTGGAAATGGGTTTTTGCTTATATGGTAATGATATTGATGATGCCACTTCGCCATTAGAAGCTGGTTTAGGCTGGGTAACCAAATTCAGTAAAACATTTACCAATTCTGAAGCTTTACAACAACAAAAGCAAGCGGGTGTAAGCCGTAAGCTGGTTGGGTTTGAAATGATAGAAAGAGGTATCCCACGTCATGATTATCCTATTGTTGATGCCGATGGTAATAATATAGGTAAAGTAACCTCCGGAACACAATCACCTTCCCTGCAAAAGGCAATTGGCATGGGTTACGTGAATACGGAGTTTGCCAAAGAGGGCGCAGATATATACATCAGCATCAGGGACAATAAAGTGAAGGCTAAAATTGTAAAGCCACCTTTCTACAAATAG
- the dtd gene encoding D-aminoacyl-tRNA deacylase, which yields MRAVLQRVTEASCKVEGEITGEIKLGFLVLLGIEEADTEDDLNWLANKITGMRVFGDENGLMNKALADVDGDILLISQFTLFAQTKKGNRPSFIKAARPDKAIPMYEQMIKTLELLTGKKIATGIFGADMKISLVNDGPVTVIMNTKDKDAH from the coding sequence ATGAGAGCTGTTTTACAACGCGTTACTGAGGCCAGCTGCAAAGTTGAAGGTGAAATAACAGGCGAAATTAAGCTGGGTTTCCTGGTTTTATTGGGTATTGAGGAGGCCGATACCGAGGATGATTTAAACTGGCTGGCCAACAAAATTACGGGTATGCGTGTTTTTGGCGATGAAAATGGATTGATGAATAAAGCACTGGCTGATGTTGACGGGGATATCCTGTTGATCTCCCAGTTCACCCTGTTTGCGCAGACTAAAAAAGGTAATCGCCCTTCATTTATCAAGGCTGCCAGGCCCGATAAAGCGATACCGATGTATGAGCAAATGATTAAAACACTGGAATTACTAACCGGTAAAAAGATAGCTACGGGCATTTTTGGAGCAGATATGAAAATCAGCCTGGTGAATGATGGGCCGGTGACTGTGATCATGAACACGAAAGACAAAGATGCCCACTAA
- the rsgA gene encoding ribosome small subunit-dependent GTPase A produces the protein MQGLITKSTGSWYQVQTPDGQRIDCRIKGKFRMKGITTTNPVAVGDVVDFEMEPDSENGVITNLHQRKNYIIRKAINLSKQAQIIAANLDQALLVVTLASPRTSLGFIDRFLVTAEAYDIPARLIFNKLDLFSDEGLEILADYKSIYENIGYPCFEVSALEGTNIDQVQELLKDKVTLFSGHSGVGKSSLINSLLPSLDLRTHMVSEWSDKGMHTTTFAEMFELPQGGFIIDTPGIRELGVIDIEKQELSHFFPEMRERMNQCRFNNCRHINEPGCAVLEALENGEIELSRYESYLSIYHGNDTRA, from the coding sequence ATGCAGGGATTAATCACCAAATCAACCGGAAGCTGGTACCAGGTACAAACACCCGATGGCCAACGTATAGACTGCCGCATTAAGGGTAAATTCAGGATGAAGGGCATTACTACCACCAACCCGGTAGCTGTTGGTGATGTGGTTGATTTTGAAATGGAACCCGACAGCGAAAATGGTGTGATTACCAACCTGCATCAGCGTAAAAATTATATTATCCGTAAAGCCATCAACCTGAGCAAACAGGCGCAGATCATCGCGGCCAATCTTGATCAGGCCCTGCTGGTGGTTACCCTGGCATCGCCCCGAACCTCATTGGGCTTTATCGACCGTTTTCTGGTAACCGCCGAAGCTTATGATATACCGGCACGATTGATATTTAACAAACTCGACCTGTTTAGTGATGAGGGCCTGGAGATACTGGCCGATTATAAATCGATATATGAAAACATCGGTTACCCCTGCTTCGAGGTATCTGCACTGGAGGGCACCAATATCGACCAGGTACAGGAATTACTGAAAGATAAGGTAACGTTGTTCTCGGGCCACTCAGGGGTAGGCAAATCCAGCCTGATCAATAGCCTGCTGCCTAGTCTCGATCTGCGTACGCACATGGTATCTGAGTGGAGCGACAAAGGCATGCACACCACTACCTTTGCCGAAATGTTTGAGCTGCCACAAGGTGGCTTTATCATCGATACTCCAGGTATCCGCGAATTGGGCGTTATCGACATTGAAAAGCAGGAGCTGAGCCACTTTTTCCCCGAGATGCGTGAGCGGATGAACCAATGCCGCTTTAACAATTGCCGCCACATTAACGAGCCCGGCTGCGCCGTACTGGAAGCCCTGGAAAACGGCGAGATCGAACTATCCCGCTATGAAAGCTACCTGAGTATTTACCATGGTAATGATACCCGGGCTTGA
- a CDS encoding glycosyltransferase family 4 protein: protein MKILILTHRVPFPKNGGYAIVVYNTIKGLVALGHKVSLVALNAKKYNGNPHEVTDDLLTKINYTSYNIDISISMLDGLINLISKKSNDIDRYYDAEFEKLLIRELRQTAYDIVQFEGLFVTPYLAAIRKHSRARLIYRSHNIEHQVWQRLAQQKSDLFKKWYLRMLARRVKDYELQQLNKVDAIAVFTTEDKNTILSYGTTIPVEIFPVGIDLTQYQPDFEKTEFPSLFFLGSLDWLPNREGIEWFIDNFHKDLTDGDLRVKFYVAGHNIPERFDDYEVMGKIFIQGEVDDAYEFVNSKAIMIVPLLSGGGMRVKIVEGMAMQKCIISTSIGAEGINFQNGTNIIIANNQEEFYDAIERCITDEEYCRAVGINARKLVEQQHDVNAVTHDLAQFYEKLS from the coding sequence ATGAAAATCCTTATTTTAACCCACCGAGTGCCGTTTCCGAAAAACGGAGGCTATGCCATTGTGGTGTATAACACCATAAAAGGGTTGGTTGCACTTGGGCATAAGGTATCATTGGTAGCGTTGAACGCCAAAAAATATAACGGTAACCCGCATGAGGTAACGGACGACCTGCTGACTAAAATAAATTATACCTCTTATAATATCGACATCAGCATATCCATGCTGGATGGACTGATAAACCTGATCAGCAAAAAATCAAACGATATTGACCGGTACTATGATGCCGAGTTTGAGAAACTATTAATACGCGAACTCCGGCAAACGGCTTATGACATTGTGCAGTTTGAAGGCCTGTTTGTAACCCCTTATTTAGCGGCCATACGCAAACATTCCAGGGCCAGGCTGATTTATCGCTCGCACAATATCGAGCACCAGGTATGGCAACGGCTGGCACAGCAAAAAAGCGATCTGTTTAAAAAATGGTACCTGCGTATGCTGGCCCGGAGGGTAAAAGATTATGAGCTGCAGCAGCTCAATAAAGTTGATGCTATTGCCGTTTTTACAACCGAAGATAAAAATACTATCCTCTCGTATGGAACCACTATCCCGGTTGAAATATTCCCGGTAGGGATCGATCTTACGCAGTATCAGCCCGATTTTGAAAAAACAGAATTTCCAAGTTTGTTTTTCCTGGGATCGTTAGACTGGCTGCCTAATCGCGAAGGCATCGAATGGTTTATTGATAATTTTCATAAAGACCTGACCGATGGCGATCTGCGCGTAAAGTTTTATGTGGCCGGTCACAATATTCCCGAACGCTTTGATGATTACGAGGTGATGGGTAAAATATTTATCCAGGGCGAGGTAGACGATGCCTATGAATTTGTAAACAGCAAAGCTATTATGATAGTGCCGCTTTTATCGGGCGGAGGCATGCGGGTGAAAATTGTGGAAGGCATGGCCATGCAAAAATGTATCATCTCCACCTCGATCGGGGCCGAAGGCATAAATTTTCAAAACGGCACCAATATTATCATCGCTAATAATCAGGAAGAGTTTTATGATGCTATTGAGCGTTGTATTACCGATGAGGAGTATTGCCGTGCCGTAGGTATAAACGCGCGGAAACTGGTTGAACAGCAGCATGATGTAAACGCGGTGACTCATGATCTGGCGCAGTTTTACGAGAAACTGAGTTAG
- a CDS encoding nucleotide pyrophosphohydrolase produces the protein MEIKEAQHLVDKWIKTMGIRYFNELTNTAILMEEVGEVARIMARQYGEQSFKKSDTEVNLADEMADVLFVLICLANQTGIDLTDALEKNMEKKSIRDADRHKNNEKLK, from the coding sequence ATGGAAATTAAAGAAGCGCAGCATCTTGTAGATAAGTGGATAAAAACCATGGGTATCCGGTACTTTAATGAGCTGACCAATACGGCTATTTTGATGGAAGAGGTTGGTGAGGTAGCCCGCATTATGGCGAGGCAGTATGGCGAGCAATCATTTAAAAAATCGGATACAGAGGTTAACCTGGCAGATGAAATGGCTGATGTGTTATTTGTACTGATATGCCTGGCTAACCAAACCGGAATTGACCTCACGGATGCGCTGGAGAAGAATATGGAAAAGAAAAGCATCCGTGATGCCGACCGGCATAAGAACAATGAAAAGCTGAAATAA
- a CDS encoding GxxExxY protein codes for MAELLFKEESYKIIGACFEVHKILGHGFKEAVYKDALEFEFIRSGIPFVREKPYTIIYKEQKLKHFFVADFVVYDNIILEIKISNHIGEPHIKQTLNYLKASGLRLGIVINFGAPSLNYQRVIF; via the coding sequence ATGGCTGAGTTGTTATTTAAGGAAGAGTCCTACAAAATTATTGGTGCCTGCTTTGAGGTGCATAAGATACTGGGACATGGATTTAAAGAAGCCGTTTATAAAGATGCCCTGGAATTTGAGTTTATCAGATCAGGAATTCCTTTCGTCAGGGAAAAGCCTTACACCATCATTTATAAAGAACAAAAGCTCAAACATTTCTTCGTTGCCGATTTTGTTGTGTACGACAATATCATTCTCGAAATAAAGATCAGCAATCACATTGGTGAACCACACATTAAACAAACGCTAAACTACCTGAAAGCCTCAGGCCTCCGGTTAGGAATCGTTATTAATTTCGGTGCTCCGTCGTTAAATTATCAAAGAGTAATATTCTAA